A genome region from Triticum aestivum cultivar Chinese Spring chromosome 2B, IWGSC CS RefSeq v2.1, whole genome shotgun sequence includes the following:
- the LOC123047170 gene encoding binding partner of ACD11 1, with product MSGTGYTVEVTNLSSSASENDLHEFFSFSGPIEHIDLIRSGGYGSTAYVTFKEPYALETAVLLSGATIVDQPVCISRWGQPDEPCNFWDRPTWQVEEEIEYRDYQSCQFNATPQEALTVAQDVVKTMLSRGYILSKDALSRARAFDESHQLSGSAAAKAAELSRRLGLTDRVSAGVGAIRSVDETYHVTETTKTVATATGRTAVKVMNTIVTSSYFSAGAMMVSEALTRAAKAAENLAAHGRQN from the exons ATGAGCGGAACTGGGTACACGGTGGAAGTCACTAACCTGTCAAGCAGCGCATCTGAGAATGATCTTCATGAGTTCTTCTCATTCTCTGGACCTATTGAGCATATAGACCTTATCAG ATCAGGAGGATATGGTTCAACTGCTTATGTGACTTTCAAGGAACCCTATGCCTTGGAAACTGCAGTATTACTCAGT GGGGCGACCATTGTGGATCAGCCGGTGTGCATATCTCGTTGGGGACAGCCTGATGAGCCTTGTAATTTCTGGGACAGGCCAACTTGGCAGGTCGAGGAGGAAATTGAATATAGG GACTACCAATCATGCCAGTTCAACGCCACTCCACAGGAAGCATTGACAGTGGCTCAGGACGTCGTGAAGACAATGCTGTCAAGGGGATATATACTGAGCAAGGACGCATTGTCCAGGGCTAGAGCTTTCGACGAGTCCCACCAGCTATCTGGGTCTGCGGCAGCAAAGGCTGCAGAGCTGAGCAGGAGGCTCGGCCTGACCGACAGAGTCAGTGCTGGTGTTGGTGCAATCAGATCAGTGGACGAGACATACCATGTTACCGAGACGACCAAGACCGTCGCCACTGCCACCGGAAGAACAGCGGTCAAGGTTATGAACACCATCGTGACCAGCAGCTACTTCTCCGCGGGAGCTATGATGGTGTCTGAGGCTCTCACCCGCGCCGCCAAGGCCGCTGAAAATCTGGCTGCTCACGGCAGGCAGAATTAA
- the LOC123047169 gene encoding uncharacterized protein At3g28850-like, translating to MGCTTSVEARRDMRWVEASAVGPRARRSFSLSSADRQRLRAKAASVLRSLGPVQGRRSGASSSKYATLTVEEIMVKFENDRALREVLGRLKETAAAAAKRNAAVGPRTSTPTLTPPNEPEVINAWELMAGLEDEGPTPRATQHQPPPTTPPWMLADQDVPVAFEFDPEILSSFREALAQDTSPSQQPITASSPTDKEESASQQQAKVGDDASACAPVSPSTGDTASSPADKEKEEPESQKEKKDGADASACTPVSAPTRDMPELAGIVRARINAFQEKIQERRTSNGARDAKVLGPPGGRRRAVVYFTSLRGVRKTFVDGCTVRSILRSYGVRVDERDVSMHAAFKSELAQLLTGPATTLPRVFVDGRYLGGAEDVQAQHEAGELARALEGCDAAPVRKLGCMQACSACGDVRFVPCETCYGSCKIFVHYEDDPDDGEFQRCPDCNENGLIGCPVCCC from the coding sequence ATGGGGTGCACCACCTCGGTAGAGGCGCGGCGCGACATGCGCTGGGTGGAGGCGTCGGCCGTCGGCCCGCGCGCGAGGCGGAGCTTCTCGCTGTCGTCCGCCGACCGGCAGCGGCTGCGGGCCAAGGCCGCGTCCGTGCTGCGCAGCCTCGGCCCCGTCCAGGGCCGGCGATCCGGGGCGTCGTCGAGCAAGTACGCGACCCTGACGGTCGAGGAGATCATGGTGAAGTTCGAGAATGACCGCGCCTTGCGGGAGGTGCTCGGCCGTCTcaaggagacggcggcggcggcggcgaagcggaaTGCCGCCGTCGGGCCTAGGACAAGCACGCCGACGCTGACGCCGCCCAACGAGCCGGAGGTGATCAATGCATGGGAGCTCATGGCCGGGCTCGAGGACGAGGGCCCCACGCCGCGGGCAACGCAGCATCAGCCCCCGCcgacgacgccgccgtggatgctGGCCGACCAAGACGTGCCCGTCGCCTTCGAGTTTGACCCGGAGATACTGTCCAGCTTCCGGGAGGCCCTCGCGCAGGACACGTCGCCGTCACAGCAGCCGATCACGGCCAGCTCGCCCACGGACAAGGAGGAATCGGCGTCGCAGCAACAGGCAAAGGTCGGCGACGACGCCAGTGCATGCGCGCCGGTCTCGCCGTCCACCGGCGACACCGCGAGCTCACCCGCGGACAAGGAGAAGGAGGAACCTGAGTCGCAGAAGGAAAAGAAGGACGGCGCCGACGCAAGCGCATGCACGCCGGTCTCGGCGCCCACCAGGGACATGCCGGAGCTCGCCGGCATCGTGCGCGCCCGCATCAACGCTTTCCAAGAAAAGATCCAAGAGCGGAGGACGAGCAACGGCGCCCGCGACGCCAAGGTGTTGGGGCCGCCGGGCGGCAGGCGGAGGGCGGTGGTGTACTTCACCAGCCTCCGCGGCGTGCGCAAGACGTTCGTGGACGGCTGCACCGTGCGCAGCATCCTGCGCAGCTACGGCGTGCGCGTGGACGAGCGCGACGTGTCCATGCACGCCGCCTTCAAGTCCGAGCTCGCGCAGCTCCTCACCGGCCCGGCCACCACGCTGCCGCGCGTGTTCGTCGACGGGCGGTACCTGGGCGGCGCCGAGGACGTGCAGGCGCAGCACGAGGCCGGCGAGCTCGCGCGCGCGCTGGAGGGGTGCGACGCCGCGCCGGTGCGCAAGCTCGGGTGCATGCAGGCGTGCTCGGCCTGCGGAGACGTCCGGTTCGTGCCCTGCGAGACGTGCTACGGCAGCTGCAAGATCTTCGTCCACTATGAGGACGACCCCGACGACGGCGAGTTCCAGCGGTGCCCGGACTGCAACGAGAACGGCCTCATCGGATGCCCCGTCTGCTGCTGCTGA